A stretch of the Duncaniella dubosii genome encodes the following:
- a CDS encoding LysO family transporter — MVVIISMILLGIVAGYFLRRRKLRYLDNIVMGIIWLLLFLLGVEAGSDERIVRWIASLGMEAFTISLGGVAGSSVLSLILWRFTSKNGCGKGDRR; from the coding sequence ATGGTGGTTATTATAAGTATGATATTGCTCGGTATTGTGGCCGGGTATTTTCTAAGACGGAGAAAATTGAGATATCTTGACAATATTGTGATGGGTATCATCTGGCTGCTCCTGTTTCTTCTTGGGGTCGAAGCCGGAAGCGACGAGAGGATTGTCAGATGGATCGCATCGTTGGGTATGGAGGCATTTACCATAAGCCTCGGAGGTGTGGCAGGTAGCTCTGTTCTGTCATTGATTCTCTGGAGATTCACAAGTAAAAATGGCTGTGGGAAAGGAGACAGGCGATGA
- a CDS encoding MmcQ/YjbR family DNA-binding protein, protein MTSEDTAFGEDYLLFRVYGKIFACYGFNLEDYFVAKCDPDYALDLRDRHDEITPAWHWNKRYWNQISLHGNLSDDTIISLIRHSYSEVVKKLPKRIKSDCPEICDIQ, encoded by the coding sequence TTGACAAGCGAAGACACGGCTTTCGGAGAAGATTATCTGCTTTTCCGCGTATACGGAAAAATTTTTGCCTGCTACGGATTTAACCTTGAGGATTATTTCGTGGCCAAGTGCGATCCGGACTATGCTCTTGATTTGAGAGACCGTCACGATGAAATCACGCCTGCATGGCACTGGAACAAGAGATACTGGAATCAGATAAGTCTTCACGGCAATCTTTCAGACGACACCATAATATCACTCATACGCCACAGCTATTCGGAGGTGGTCAAAAAACTGCCTAAACGCATCAAATCCGACTGCCCGGAAATATGCGACATCCAATAG
- the typA gene encoding translational GTPase TypA has product MQKIRNIAIIAHVDHGKTTLVDKMLLAGKLFRDNQSTGELILDNNDLERERGITILSKNVSINYNGYKINIIDTPGHADFGGEVERVLNMADGCLLLVDAFEGPMPQTRFVLQKAIQMGLKPVVVINKVDKPNCRPDEVQEMVFDLMCNLDATEDQLDFPTIYGSAKQGWMSTDYNQPTDNITPVLDAIIEYIPEPKVLEGDAQMLITSLDFSSYVGRIAIGRVHRGELREGMDIALCKKDGTTVRQRIKELHTFEGMGRKKVESVKSGDICALVGIEGFEIGDTVADLNNPEPLPRIAIDEPTMSMTFTINDSPFFGKDGKFVTSRHIHDRLTKELDRNLALRIKKADHEDSWTVFGRGVLHLSVLIETMRREGFELQVGQPQVIIREIDGKKCEPVEMLTINVPEDYSSKIIDMVTRRKGEMVSMTTQNDRLHIEFIIPSRGIIGLRNNVLTASAGEAIMAHRFHEYQPWKGDIERRTNGSLIAMEGGTAYAYAIDKLQDRGRFFIFPQEEVYAGQVVGENAKDNDIVVNVTKSKKLTNMRASGADDKARIIPPVVFSLEEALEYIKEDEYVEVTPHHLRIRKIILDEIERKRANKA; this is encoded by the coding sequence ATGCAGAAGATTAGAAATATTGCCATCATCGCACACGTCGACCATGGCAAAACGACCCTCGTAGACAAAATGCTCTTGGCAGGAAAGCTTTTCCGCGATAACCAGTCGACGGGCGAACTCATACTTGACAATAATGACCTTGAGCGCGAACGAGGCATAACAATCCTCTCGAAAAACGTCTCCATCAATTATAACGGATACAAAATCAACATCATCGACACTCCGGGACACGCCGACTTCGGCGGCGAGGTAGAGCGTGTGCTCAACATGGCCGACGGCTGTCTGCTTCTTGTCGATGCCTTCGAAGGTCCTATGCCACAGACACGATTTGTGCTCCAAAAGGCTATTCAGATGGGTCTCAAACCTGTAGTGGTAATCAACAAGGTCGACAAACCCAACTGCCGTCCCGACGAAGTGCAGGAAATGGTGTTTGACCTCATGTGCAATCTTGACGCGACTGAAGACCAGCTCGATTTCCCGACCATATACGGTTCAGCAAAACAGGGCTGGATGAGCACTGACTATAATCAGCCGACCGACAACATCACCCCCGTACTTGATGCCATCATAGAATATATCCCCGAGCCCAAAGTGCTTGAAGGCGATGCACAGATGCTGATTACGTCGCTCGATTTCAGCAGCTATGTAGGACGCATCGCCATCGGACGCGTGCACCGTGGAGAACTTCGCGAAGGCATGGACATCGCCCTGTGCAAGAAAGACGGCACAACTGTACGTCAGCGCATCAAGGAGCTTCATACATTCGAAGGCATGGGTCGTAAGAAGGTGGAATCCGTGAAGAGTGGCGACATTTGCGCACTCGTTGGAATCGAAGGCTTTGAAATCGGCGATACAGTAGCCGACCTCAACAACCCGGAGCCACTACCACGAATCGCCATCGACGAACCGACAATGTCAATGACCTTCACCATCAACGACAGTCCCTTCTTCGGAAAAGACGGCAAATTCGTGACATCGCGCCATATCCACGACCGTCTTACCAAAGAACTCGACCGCAATCTCGCACTCCGCATCAAGAAAGCCGATCATGAAGACTCTTGGACCGTGTTCGGTCGCGGTGTGCTTCACCTTTCGGTTCTTATCGAGACCATGCGTCGCGAAGGCTTTGAACTTCAGGTCGGCCAGCCACAGGTAATCATCCGTGAAATCGACGGAAAGAAATGTGAACCTGTAGAAATGCTCACCATCAACGTACCCGAGGATTACTCATCGAAGATCATTGATATGGTGACACGTCGCAAGGGCGAGATGGTCTCAATGACAACTCAAAACGATCGCCTCCACATTGAATTCATCATTCCGTCAAGAGGCATAATCGGTCTGCGTAACAATGTGCTCACCGCATCAGCTGGTGAAGCCATTATGGCTCACCGATTCCATGAATATCAGCCGTGGAAAGGCGATATCGAACGCCGTACCAATGGTTCGCTCATTGCAATGGAAGGCGGAACGGCATATGCCTACGCCATTGACAAGCTTCAGGACCGCGGACGCTTCTTCATCTTCCCGCAGGAAGAAGTCTATGCCGGACAGGTTGTCGGCGAAAATGCAAAAGACAACGATATCGTGGTCAACGTCACCAAATCAAAAAAACTTACCAACATGCGTGCGAGCGGCGCCGACGACAAGGCTAGAATCATACCTCCGGTAGTATTCTCGCTTGAAGAAGCCCTTGAATACATCAAGGAAGACGAGTATGTCGAGGTTACCCCCCATCACCTCCGCATCCGTAAAATCATTCTTGACGAAATCGAGCGCAAACGCGCCAATAAAGCTTAA
- a CDS encoding diaminopimelate dehydrogenase: MTKIRAAVVGYGNIGRFTVEALEAAPDFEIAGVVRRNISEIPAELAGYKVVTDIRELDHVDVAVLATPTREVEKYALEYLAMGINTVDSFDIHTSIVDLRRSLGEAARKAGRVAVISAGWDPGSDSIVRTLMEAAAPKGLTFTNFGPGMSMGHTVCVKSKPGVKNALSMTMPLGDGVHRRMVYVELEPGARLEDVAKAVKEDPYFASDETHVMAVESVDAVKDMGHGVHMVRKGVSGKTQNQRFEFNMSINNPALTAQLLVCVARASMRLAPGAYTMIEIPVIDLLPGDREELVAHLV, from the coding sequence ATGACAAAAATTAGAGCTGCGGTGGTAGGCTATGGAAACATCGGCCGTTTCACCGTTGAAGCCCTTGAGGCTGCCCCCGATTTTGAGATTGCAGGTGTAGTGCGCCGTAACATCAGCGAGATTCCTGCCGAGCTTGCAGGCTACAAAGTGGTAACTGATATCCGTGAACTTGACCATGTTGATGTGGCTGTCCTTGCGACTCCTACCCGTGAAGTTGAGAAATATGCCCTCGAATATCTCGCAATGGGCATCAACACAGTCGACAGCTTCGACATTCATACTTCTATTGTAGACCTCCGTCGTTCTCTCGGCGAGGCTGCGCGTAAGGCCGGACGTGTTGCTGTGATTTCAGCCGGATGGGATCCGGGCAGTGACTCGATTGTCCGCACGCTGATGGAAGCCGCCGCACCGAAAGGTCTGACATTTACTAATTTTGGTCCGGGCATGAGCATGGGACATACAGTATGTGTGAAGTCAAAGCCCGGAGTAAAGAATGCACTTTCAATGACAATGCCTTTAGGCGATGGTGTGCATCGCCGCATGGTGTACGTGGAGCTTGAACCAGGAGCACGTCTCGAAGATGTCGCAAAGGCTGTTAAGGAAGATCCTTATTTCGCATCCGACGAAACCCACGTCATGGCTGTCGAGAGCGTTGATGCCGTGAAGGATATGGGACATGGCGTACACATGGTGCGTAAAGGCGTTTCAGGCAAGACCCAGAACCAGCGTTTTGAGTTCAACATGTCGATCAACAATCCAGCGCTCACAGCCCAGCTTCTTGTATGTGTGGCCCGTGCTTCTATGCGTCTTGCCCCCGGAGCATATACGATGATTGAGATTCCTGTCATTGACCTTCTCCCCGGCGATCGTGAAGAACTCGTCGCTCATCTTGTATAA
- a CDS encoding inositol monophosphatase family protein codes for MNNIINDKKDIPSLDSIIECARNAGKTAMRYFRHNDRMEMHNKLNDSDIVTTADNECESYIKEFIKSHYPSHSILSEESGETQGIATYRWVIDPIDGTTNFFSGIPLWGISIGVELNGETVIGVVYLPATDELFYAEKGKGAFLNGKRIHVSDQSKLSRSVISTGFPVDKDSNPDNNLDNLAAVLPLVRDIRRLGAATADICYTAAGFLGGYWELNLHEWDVNAGLLILTEAGGKSTRFRDDRNISIVCGSPEIHDQLLPLLNTSPRKV; via the coding sequence ATGAATAATATCATAAACGACAAAAAAGATATACCTTCACTGGACAGCATAATCGAATGTGCCCGTAATGCCGGGAAAACAGCAATGAGATATTTCCGGCACAATGACCGTATGGAGATGCACAACAAACTTAACGACAGCGATATCGTCACCACAGCCGACAATGAATGTGAATCATATATCAAAGAATTCATAAAATCACATTATCCCTCCCACTCTATCCTATCTGAAGAATCCGGCGAGACCCAAGGAATAGCTACATACAGATGGGTAATTGATCCGATTGACGGCACGACAAATTTTTTCTCAGGCATCCCCCTATGGGGCATAAGTATCGGTGTAGAGCTAAACGGTGAAACCGTCATTGGTGTTGTCTATCTGCCGGCTACCGACGAACTTTTCTATGCCGAAAAAGGCAAAGGGGCATTTCTTAACGGTAAAAGAATCCACGTGTCTGACCAATCCAAGCTTTCCCGTTCTGTAATCTCGACCGGCTTCCCGGTGGACAAAGACTCTAATCCCGACAATAATCTCGACAATCTCGCAGCCGTACTTCCCCTCGTCAGGGACATACGCCGTCTCGGTGCCGCCACAGCCGATATATGCTATACCGCAGCAGGATTCCTCGGTGGATACTGGGAACTCAACCTTCACGAATGGGACGTCAATGCAGGGTTGCTGATACTAACCGAAGCAGGAGGCAAATCTACGCGTTTCCGCGATGACCGCAACATATCCATTGTCTGCGGATCGCCTGAAATACACGACCAACTTCTTCCTTTGTTAAACACTTCTCCGCGTAAAGTCTGA
- a CDS encoding tetratricopeptide repeat protein: MATRHHLYYICITLCLLILASCSGAKMSVADEQLARGEYFDAQKTYRKIYNKLNPREERKLRGEVAAKLGECYTQLGQNARAAAAYQNALRYGYPDSTLLLQLAKAHHGQGSYPQAIKAYEDYLNLWPDDKNAIQGLSGARKSAEIKRNKTRHIVRNAKLFYSRRADFAPMFNGDVLYFTTTNEKVTGTKRSEITGMKRSDIWMVRKNERGEWQRPSRLKEN; the protein is encoded by the coding sequence ATGGCAACTCGACATCACCTTTATTATATATGTATAACTCTCTGCCTTCTGATCCTCGCTTCCTGCTCAGGCGCGAAGATGAGTGTGGCCGACGAGCAACTGGCTCGCGGAGAATATTTCGACGCCCAGAAAACCTATCGCAAAATCTACAATAAGCTCAATCCGCGTGAAGAGCGTAAACTCCGTGGCGAGGTCGCAGCCAAGCTTGGAGAGTGCTACACGCAATTAGGCCAGAACGCACGCGCCGCTGCCGCTTATCAGAACGCTTTGCGTTATGGATATCCTGACTCCACACTGCTTCTCCAGCTCGCCAAGGCACATCACGGACAAGGCAGCTATCCTCAGGCGATAAAAGCCTATGAAGACTATCTGAATCTATGGCCGGATGACAAAAACGCAATTCAAGGTCTGTCAGGCGCACGCAAAAGCGCTGAAATCAAGCGCAACAAGACCCGTCATATAGTCCGGAATGCCAAACTGTTCTATTCACGACGAGCTGATTTCGCCCCGATGTTCAACGGCGATGTGCTTTACTTCACCACCACCAATGAAAAGGTGACAGGGACAAAGCGCAGCGAAATCACCGGCATGAAACGCAGCGATATATGGATGGTCCGTAAAAACGAGCGTGGCGAATGGCAGCGCCCGAGCCGGTTGAAGGAGAACTGA
- the porE gene encoding PorE family type IX secretion system protein: MAAPEPVEGELNTEWDEGIASFSPDGSTMYLTRAMRVPDRDTGVDIYTSTRSDAQWSSPVKFEITHDTISSYGHPAVSPSGEYLYFTSDMPGQGGKDIWRINLRERAGSLENLGEAINTPGDEVFPYMLTDSIMYFSSDGHPGLGGLDLFKATLTPSGGWLVENMGSPMNSEGDDFGITFATPAKEAGYFSSNRGDGRGYDHLYSFELPDLKILISGWVLDKDEEPVPNAIIRIVGNDGSNQKAVARNDGSFSFPLERGVKYVMLAGAKGYLNAKQEFTSDSAEEDAEYGIDFILASVTKPNIVDNIFYDFDKATLRPESKEALDGVVQMLRDNPNITIEMASHTDRKGSDEYNIALSERRAKSVVDYLIAAGIPEGRLQYQGYGESRPMTITKRLAREFPQFAEGQTLSEDFIVTLSPEDQDTADQINRRTEFQVLSVDYQMY, encoded by the coding sequence ATGGCAGCGCCCGAGCCGGTTGAAGGAGAACTGAACACCGAATGGGACGAAGGTATAGCGTCATTCTCGCCTGACGGATCGACCATGTACCTGACGCGTGCCATGCGCGTGCCAGACAGGGATACCGGTGTAGACATCTATACATCCACCCGTTCGGACGCACAATGGAGCAGCCCGGTGAAGTTCGAAATCACACATGACACAATTTCAAGCTACGGCCACCCGGCAGTCAGCCCGTCAGGCGAGTATCTCTATTTCACGTCCGACATGCCGGGTCAAGGAGGAAAAGACATCTGGCGCATCAATCTCAGAGAACGCGCAGGAAGCCTTGAAAATCTCGGAGAAGCAATCAATACTCCCGGTGACGAGGTGTTTCCCTACATGCTGACCGACTCGATCATGTATTTCTCGTCAGACGGACATCCCGGCCTCGGCGGACTTGACCTGTTCAAAGCCACCCTCACCCCTTCGGGCGGATGGCTTGTCGAAAACATGGGAAGCCCGATGAACTCCGAAGGAGACGATTTCGGAATCACCTTCGCGACACCGGCAAAAGAAGCCGGATATTTCAGTTCAAACCGTGGCGACGGCCGCGGATATGACCATCTCTACTCCTTTGAACTTCCCGACCTAAAGATTCTCATTTCCGGGTGGGTATTGGATAAGGACGAAGAGCCTGTCCCCAACGCTATCATCCGCATAGTAGGCAACGACGGTTCAAACCAGAAAGCTGTGGCCCGCAACGACGGTTCATTTTCATTTCCTCTGGAGCGTGGAGTGAAATACGTGATGCTTGCCGGAGCGAAAGGCTATCTAAATGCAAAACAGGAATTCACATCCGACAGCGCTGAAGAGGATGCCGAATACGGGATAGATTTTATCCTTGCCTCAGTCACAAAGCCAAATATCGTCGATAATATTTTCTATGACTTCGACAAGGCGACACTACGCCCGGAGTCAAAAGAAGCGCTTGACGGTGTGGTGCAGATGCTGCGCGACAATCCCAACATCACAATAGAAATGGCATCGCACACTGACCGCAAGGGCTCTGACGAATACAATATCGCTCTGTCTGAACGCAGAGCCAAAAGTGTGGTCGACTATCTTATTGCAGCCGGCATCCCAGAAGGGCGTCTGCAGTATCAGGGCTACGGCGAATCACGCCCCATGACAATCACGAAACGCCTCGCACGCGAATTCCCGCAGTTCGCCGAAGGACAGACACTCAGCGAGGACTTCATTGTGACACTTTCCCCCGAGGATCAGGACACCGCCGACCAAATCAACCGCCGGACTGAATTTCAGGTTCTCTCAGTCGACTATCAGATGTATTAG
- a CDS encoding acetate/propionate family kinase → MKILVLNCGSSSVKYKLIDTSNDAVLAEGGVEKIGLPDGFLKYKKNDGSKAVVELGLVDHNGAVQAILNILTDPVEGCIKTYDEIDAVGHRVVHGAEKFSESVLINDEVKDMIKQCYDIAPLHNPANMTGIDAITTLMPSTPQVAVFDTAFHQTMPAKSYLYALPYKYYEEDGVRRYGFHGTSHRYVSQRVCEFLGVDIKDKKIITCHIGNGGSITAVDGGKSVDTSMGLTPTEGLMMGTRVGDVDPGALVFLMLKHNLSATELQKIINKESGMLGITGISSDMREIEAAIKAGDERARLAQDMYEQRIIKYIGAYAAEMGGVDIIVFTGGVGENQTSLRASVCAPLAFIGVELDKEVNAGVRGKEAVISTPASKVQVVVIPTDEELMIARDTESIVSKK, encoded by the coding sequence ATGAAAATTCTCGTGTTGAACTGTGGTAGCAGTTCAGTGAAATATAAACTTATTGATACTTCAAACGATGCTGTCCTTGCCGAAGGTGGCGTTGAAAAGATTGGACTTCCCGACGGATTTCTTAAATATAAAAAAAATGATGGCTCGAAGGCGGTTGTTGAGCTTGGGCTCGTTGACCACAATGGAGCGGTGCAGGCTATTCTCAACATCCTGACAGATCCGGTTGAGGGTTGTATCAAGACTTATGATGAGATTGATGCTGTCGGACATCGCGTGGTGCACGGTGCTGAAAAGTTCAGTGAAAGTGTGCTTATCAATGATGAGGTCAAGGATATGATCAAGCAATGCTACGACATCGCTCCTCTCCACAATCCTGCAAACATGACCGGTATCGACGCTATCACCACCCTGATGCCGTCGACTCCTCAGGTTGCAGTCTTTGACACTGCGTTCCATCAGACAATGCCTGCGAAGTCATACCTCTATGCGCTTCCCTACAAGTATTATGAGGAAGACGGTGTGCGTCGCTACGGTTTCCACGGCACAAGTCATCGTTACGTGTCTCAGCGTGTATGCGAATTTCTTGGCGTGGATATCAAAGACAAGAAGATCATCACATGCCATATCGGCAACGGTGGTTCGATTACAGCTGTCGACGGTGGCAAGAGTGTTGACACTTCGATGGGTCTGACTCCGACCGAAGGTCTCATGATGGGTACACGTGTCGGCGATGTTGATCCCGGTGCTCTTGTTTTCCTCATGCTCAAGCACAATCTGTCGGCTACCGAACTTCAGAAAATCATCAACAAGGAGAGCGGAATGCTCGGCATTACAGGCATCTCAAGCGATATGCGTGAAATCGAGGCCGCTATCAAAGCTGGCGACGAACGTGCCCGCCTTGCTCAGGATATGTATGAGCAGCGTATCATCAAATATATCGGTGCATACGCAGCTGAGATGGGCGGCGTGGACATCATCGTTTTCACCGGTGGTGTAGGCGAGAACCAGACTTCGCTTCGTGCTTCTGTCTGCGCTCCGCTTGCTTTCATCGGCGTAGAGCTTGACAAGGAAGTCAATGCCGGCGTGCGTGGCAAGGAGGCTGTCATTTCAACACCGGCCTCTAAAGTGCAGGTTGTCGTGATACCTACAGACGAGGAACTCATGATTGCCCGCGATACCGAATCAATTGTTTCTAAGAAATAA
- a CDS encoding lysine exporter LysO family protein encodes MKGSLIIVGFFVIGILCGYTGLVDIGSFGFDISFVALAMLIFFVGIGIGHNISGLKQNLRTLSPGMLFLPLVTIIGTLAGVLAVSFFIPSRSIPEVLAVGSGFGYYSLSSILITDAKGAELGVIALLANICREIITLLGAPLLCRLFGPLAPISSGGATSMDTTLPIITAVSGNKFAVLSVYHGFVVDLIVPLLVSLFCSL; translated from the coding sequence ATGAAGGGGAGTCTTATAATAGTCGGATTTTTTGTCATTGGAATTCTATGCGGCTATACAGGTCTGGTTGACATCGGTAGCTTCGGTTTTGATATCAGCTTTGTGGCTCTTGCAATGCTGATTTTTTTTGTGGGCATAGGAATCGGCCATAATATCTCGGGACTTAAACAAAATCTGCGGACGCTAAGTCCGGGCATGCTATTTTTGCCGCTTGTTACTATTATCGGGACATTGGCCGGGGTTCTGGCTGTTTCTTTTTTCATTCCGTCTCGCAGCATACCTGAAGTTCTCGCTGTCGGTTCGGGCTTCGGGTATTATTCGCTATCAAGCATTCTGATAACCGATGCCAAGGGAGCTGAATTGGGTGTCATAGCTCTCCTTGCCAATATATGCAGGGAGATTATAACGCTGCTCGGAGCGCCTCTGTTGTGCAGGTTGTTCGGACCGCTTGCTCCGATTTCATCCGGCGGGGCTACATCGATGGATACGACTCTGCCGATAATCACAGCCGTTTCCGGCAATAAGTTTGCAGTTCTGTCGGTCTATCATGGCTTTGTCGTTGATTTGATTGTCCCTCTGCTCGTCAGCCTTTTCTGCAGTCTGTGA